One Elusimicrobiota bacterium genomic window, GAGACCGGGGCTTCCAGGAGCGACCCCACCTTTTCCTCACACCCGCTCAACGCCCCCAATGACACATCCACACCGAAGAGGTCACGTAAAATCTCTTGTGCCCCACGTTTGCTCAGATGATACGCCCCAGTCAAAAGACCCGACGTCGCCAGAAGCCGGGGACCAAACTGGCCCACTGGAACGCCTTCCGGCAAGGCGGCTCGCGTTTGATGCCCGCATTTCCCGCAGACCAGAGTGTGCTGCCGGTATTCCGTGATGTGCGGGACCACCGGAGGTAATTCCGTCACCTGATGCCGGTCTGGCGAAGGATCGCTTCCCCCCAAGGTCAGGTCGCAATGCCCGCACCGATCGGGTTTGAGTTCCACGACCTCATCCACTGTCGCCGCCAACGCCCGCGACGCTCCCGGATGGCCCGGCTGTCCCCCAGGACGCCGTCCGCTGGTCTCCTTCTCCGGGCGCTCCGTCCCCGGAGGATCCGTCGATGGCGGTTTTGACGAATTCCGAGAGTTCTGTCCCAACCGCGCTTTCAGCTCCGCCACTTCCCGCTCAAGAGCGTCCACACGTTCAATCAAGGGGGCCAGAGCCAAAACCAAATTGATCAGTTCATCCTTGCTGCGAAGCTCTAACGTTTCCCGTGTGAGCCGTGCAATTGTCTTCGGCAGTGCCATGTCGAGAACTGTAGAATATATTTACCAAAAGTACAACCCCTCAATGCTTTTCGTTGTCGACGGTAAATGCGCAATATTTTATTTCAAAAGGGCTTGTCCCCCTGAACGGTTACGATCGGTCTTATTCTACATCGGGAATTCTATTTTCGCATCCCTTATTTTCCCAACAAAAGCCGGTCAAATTCCCCCCTTTCCCTACGCGATTTTTTCGGTTGGATCCCTCACCGCGGTATGGTATTGTCAAAATGGGGAGCAACACGAATTAAGCCTTGCGAGAAAGTCAAACGGGGGATACC contains:
- a CDS encoding IS66 family transposase zinc-finger binding domain-containing protein; this translates as MALPKTIARLTRETLELRSKDELINLVLALAPLIERVDALEREVAELKARLGQNSRNSSKPPSTDPPGTERPEKETSGRRPGGQPGHPGASRALAATVDEVVELKPDRCGHCDLTLGGSDPSPDRHQVTELPPVVPHITEYRQHTLVCGKCGHQTRAALPEGVPVGQFGPRLLATSGLLTGAYHLSKRGAQEILRDLFGVDVSLGALSGCEEKVGSLLEAPVS